A section of the Scleropages formosus chromosome 12, fSclFor1.1, whole genome shotgun sequence genome encodes:
- the LOC108927663 gene encoding charged multivesicular body protein 2b — MASLFKKKTVDDIIKEQNRELRGTQRQITRDRAALEKQEKQLELEIKKMAKTGNKEACKILAKQLVQLRKQKNRTYAVSSKVTSMSTQTKVMNSQMKMAGAMSTTAKTMQAVNKKMDPQKTLQTMQNFQKENMKMGMTEEMINDTLDELFEESGDEEESQDIVNQVLDEIGIEISGKMVKAPSAGKNLPSASASKAATISDDEIERQLKALGVD; from the exons ATGGCTTCCTTGTTCAAGAAGAAGACGGTGGATG ACATCATAAAAGAGCAGAACAGAGAACTGAGAGGGACACAGCGGCAGATCACCAGGGACCGGGCTGCACTGGAGAAACAGGAAAAGCAGCTG GAGCTAGAGATCAAGAAAATGGCCAAGACTGGAAACAAGGAGGCTTGCAAGATCCTGGCTAAACAACTGGTCCAACTGAGAAAGCAGAAGAACCGTACCTATGCTGTCAGCTCCAAGGTGACCTCCATGTCCACACAGACCAAAGTCATGAACTCCCAGATGAAGATGGCAGGAGCCATGTCCACCACAGCCAAA ACTATGCAGGCAGTGAATAAGAAGATGGATCCACAAAAGACTCTGCAGACAATGCAGAACTTCCagaaggagaacatgaaaatggggatgacagaggaaatga TCAATGACACCTTGGATGAGCTCTTTGAAGAGTCaggagatgaagaagaaagCCAGGACATTGTGAACCAGGTGCTAGATGAGATCGGCATTGAGATCTCTGGGAAG ATGGTAAAAGCCCCATCAGCAGGGAAGAATCTACCTAGTGCCTCAGCCTCTAAAGCAGCCACTATCTCGGATGATGAGATTGAGAGGCAGCTGAAGGCCCTTGGTGTGGACTGA
- the pou1f1 gene encoding pituitary-specific positive transcription factor 1 isoform X2 encodes MTCQAFGSTDSFTTLASESSALPLLIHHAGPGDCLPVSSHATSMVSTSAGLHYPVPSCHYGNQQTTYGMMTGGLAPCLYKFPEHSLGGGSCALGHGFPALPQALLSEEPALGDFKQELRRKIQPPEEPPDMDSPQIRELEKFANDFKLRRIKLGYTQTNVGEALAAVHGSEFSQTTICRFENLQLSFKNACKLKSILAKWLEEAEQAGALFNEKIGMNERKRKRRTTISLGAKEALERNFEEKSKPSSQEIVRMAEGLHLEKEVVRVWFCNRRQREKRVKTSLHQGSFHNLAKDSPTCR; translated from the exons ATGACGTGCCAGGCGTTCGGCAGCACCGACTCCTTCACGACGCTGGCCAGCGAATCTTCCGCCCTACCACTTCTCATCCACCATGCCGGCCCTGGAGACTGCCTCCCCGTGTCCAGCCACGCAACCAGCATGGT CAGCACATCAGCCGGCCTGCACTACCCTGTGCCATCCTGTCACTATGGCAACCAACAGACCACCTACGGCATGATGACAG GCGGCCTCGCCCCCTGTCTGTACAAGTTCCCGGAGCACAGCCTGGGCGGAGGATCCTGCGCGCTGGGCCACGGCTTCCCCGCGCTGccccaggccctgctctccgaGGAGCCTGCTCTGGGGGACTTCAAGCAGGAGCTACGCAGGAAGATCCAGCCCCCCGAGGAGCCCCCCGACATGGACTCGCCCCAGATCCGGGAGCTCGAGAAGTTTGCCAATGACTTCAAGCTGCGGCGGATCAAGCTGG ggtacacccagaCTAATGTGGGCGAGGCCCTGGCGGCGGTCCACGGCTCTGAGTTCAGCCAGACCACCATCTGCCGCTTCGAGAACCTGCAGCTAAGCTTCAAGAACGCCTGCAAGCTTAAGTCCATCCTGGCGAAGTGGCTCGAGGAGGCCGAGCAGGCGGGGG cactGTTTAATGAGAAGATTGGCATGAATGAGAGAAAGAGGAAGCGCAGGACAACCATCAG TCTTGGAGCCAAAGAGGCCTTGGAGAGGAACTTTGAGGAGAAGAGCAAGCCTTCCTCGCAGGAGATTGTGCGCATGGCTGAGGGACTGCacctggagaaggaggtggTGCGGGTGTGGTTCTGTAACCGCCGGCAACGGGAGAAGCGTGTCAAGACCAGCCTGCACCAGGGCTCCTTCCACAACCTTGCCAAGGACAGCCCCACCTGCAGGTAG
- the pou1f1 gene encoding pituitary-specific positive transcription factor 1 isoform X1, which produces MTCQAFGSTDSFTTLASESSALPLLIHHAGPGDCLPVSSHATSMVSAVPSGLSLVQSSKRSHMHLSTSALSSTSAGLHYPVPSCHYGNQQTTYGMMTGGLAPCLYKFPEHSLGGGSCALGHGFPALPQALLSEEPALGDFKQELRRKIQPPEEPPDMDSPQIRELEKFANDFKLRRIKLGYTQTNVGEALAAVHGSEFSQTTICRFENLQLSFKNACKLKSILAKWLEEAEQAGALFNEKIGMNERKRKRRTTISLGAKEALERNFEEKSKPSSQEIVRMAEGLHLEKEVVRVWFCNRRQREKRVKTSLHQGSFHNLAKDSPTCR; this is translated from the exons ATGACGTGCCAGGCGTTCGGCAGCACCGACTCCTTCACGACGCTGGCCAGCGAATCTTCCGCCCTACCACTTCTCATCCACCATGCCGGCCCTGGAGACTGCCTCCCCGTGTCCAGCCACGCAACCAGCATGGTGTCAGCAG TGCCCTCAGGACTCTCCCTGGTCCAGTCGTCCAAGCGCTCCCACATGCACCTGTCCACATCCGCCCTGAGCAGCACATCAGCCGGCCTGCACTACCCTGTGCCATCCTGTCACTATGGCAACCAACAGACCACCTACGGCATGATGACAG GCGGCCTCGCCCCCTGTCTGTACAAGTTCCCGGAGCACAGCCTGGGCGGAGGATCCTGCGCGCTGGGCCACGGCTTCCCCGCGCTGccccaggccctgctctccgaGGAGCCTGCTCTGGGGGACTTCAAGCAGGAGCTACGCAGGAAGATCCAGCCCCCCGAGGAGCCCCCCGACATGGACTCGCCCCAGATCCGGGAGCTCGAGAAGTTTGCCAATGACTTCAAGCTGCGGCGGATCAAGCTGG ggtacacccagaCTAATGTGGGCGAGGCCCTGGCGGCGGTCCACGGCTCTGAGTTCAGCCAGACCACCATCTGCCGCTTCGAGAACCTGCAGCTAAGCTTCAAGAACGCCTGCAAGCTTAAGTCCATCCTGGCGAAGTGGCTCGAGGAGGCCGAGCAGGCGGGGG cactGTTTAATGAGAAGATTGGCATGAATGAGAGAAAGAGGAAGCGCAGGACAACCATCAG TCTTGGAGCCAAAGAGGCCTTGGAGAGGAACTTTGAGGAGAAGAGCAAGCCTTCCTCGCAGGAGATTGTGCGCATGGCTGAGGGACTGCacctggagaaggaggtggTGCGGGTGTGGTTCTGTAACCGCCGGCAACGGGAGAAGCGTGTCAAGACCAGCCTGCACCAGGGCTCCTTCCACAACCTTGCCAAGGACAGCCCCACCTGCAGGTAG